A genomic region of Prochlorococcus marinus XMU1405 contains the following coding sequences:
- a CDS encoding DsrE family protein, which yields MSIITDNRVLVHIYSGLESKNKITLGLLVALTAEKNDHKVTLFLAGDGVQILNCKKAGEIVGQGTGDLYEHLQNLKSSKITIYVSGMSAKSRGYDEKLLDGYTAEFVMPDVLVEESIKADSVLCY from the coding sequence ATGTCTATCATTACCGACAATAGAGTGTTAGTACATATTTACAGCGGTTTAGAATCTAAAAATAAAATTACTTTAGGTTTATTAGTTGCCCTTACTGCAGAAAAAAACGATCATAAAGTAACACTTTTTCTAGCAGGAGACGGAGTACAAATATTAAATTGCAAAAAAGCTGGTGAAATAGTTGGTCAAGGTACTGGAGATTTATACGAACATCTTCAAAATTTAAAGAGCTCAAAAATTACCATATATGTCTCAGGAATGTCTGCTAAATCTAGGGGTTACGATGAGAAACTTCTAGATGGATATACTGCAGAGTTTGTTATGCCAGATGTTCTAGTTGAAGAATCAATTAAAGCGGATAGCGTACTTTGCTATTAA